A region from the Pseudomonadota bacterium genome encodes:
- a CDS encoding 4Fe-4S binding protein codes for MSLQIVADICTACGDCEPVCPTNSISPHKGVYRIDPDTCTECKGDFDVPQCVDVCMEDDCIIPLMA; via the coding sequence ATGTCTTTGCAAATCGTTGCCGATATTTGTACTGCCTGTGGGGACTGCGAACCGGTTTGTCCCACGAATTCCATTTCGCCTCACAAGGGCGTCTATCGCATTGATCCGGATACTTGCACCGAGTGCAAGGGGGATTTCGATGTGCCCCAGTGCGTGGATGTGTGCATGGAAGACGACTGCATCATTCCGTTGATGGCGTGA